Proteins encoded in a region of the Brevundimonas vesicularis genome:
- a CDS encoding M16 family metallopeptidase, with product MPGLKTLAVVVTVKGGARWEPLDRSGWSHLLEHLVFKGAGDMAAREIVERIEAEGGTINASTGYERTSFEVRGLDGSLPLAMQVLSDLVFRPTLDPAEIEREKDVVAQEIAEAFDTPDDHVFEMVQTRAFAKQPLGRPILGSVASLKPADKASVEAWRARLYSPDRMVVSVSGAVDETELLALAERWFGDAVATPADAPAPAAFVGGHAKLTRKIEQANLVFQLPALSATDPALSAMRLFGEILGGGMASRLFQSAREERGLAYAIDAYQEPYEDTGVLGIYAGAAADRAKELAEVSAAEVRALAENGPTEKELSRAKAVMKAGLWMSDENPMSRAGRNAAQTLVFGAPRSSLSMTEQLEAQTIEDVRAVGGRVLASGQAASAVLGPKSAAPAGEAFAAALFAG from the coding sequence ATGCCGGGGCTGAAGACCTTGGCCGTCGTCGTCACCGTCAAGGGCGGGGCGCGGTGGGAGCCGCTGGATCGCTCCGGCTGGTCGCACCTGCTGGAGCATCTGGTGTTCAAAGGCGCCGGCGACATGGCCGCGCGCGAAATCGTCGAACGGATCGAGGCCGAGGGCGGCACCATCAACGCCTCCACCGGCTATGAGCGGACCAGTTTCGAGGTGCGGGGGCTGGACGGCTCGCTGCCGCTGGCCATGCAGGTGCTGTCGGACCTGGTGTTCCGCCCGACGCTCGATCCTGCCGAGATCGAGCGCGAAAAGGACGTGGTGGCCCAGGAGATCGCCGAGGCCTTCGATACGCCCGACGACCATGTGTTCGAGATGGTGCAGACGCGCGCCTTCGCCAAGCAACCGCTGGGTCGCCCCATCTTGGGCTCTGTCGCCAGCCTTAAGCCGGCCGACAAGGCGTCGGTCGAGGCGTGGCGCGCGCGGCTGTATTCGCCCGACCGGATGGTGGTGTCGGTCTCAGGCGCGGTGGACGAGACCGAACTGCTTGCCCTGGCCGAGCGGTGGTTCGGCGATGCGGTCGCGACGCCGGCTGACGCGCCCGCGCCGGCCGCCTTCGTCGGCGGCCATGCCAAGCTGACGCGCAAGATCGAACAGGCCAATCTGGTGTTCCAACTGCCGGCGCTTTCGGCGACCGATCCGGCGCTTTCGGCCATGCGGCTGTTCGGCGAGATTCTGGGCGGGGGCATGGCCTCGCGCCTGTTCCAGAGCGCGCGCGAGGAGCGGGGCCTGGCCTACGCCATCGACGCTTATCAGGAGCCGTATGAGGATACGGGCGTCTTGGGCATCTACGCCGGGGCGGCGGCGGATCGGGCGAAAGAACTGGCCGAGGTCTCGGCGGCCGAGGTGCGGGCCCTGGCCGAGAACGGGCCGACCGAAAAGGAGTTGTCGCGCGCCAAGGCGGTGATGAAGGCCGGCCTGTGGATGTCCGACGAAAATCCGATGAGCCGCGCGGGGCGCAACGCCGCCCAGACCCTGGTCTTCGGCGCCCCGCGCTCCAGCCTGTCGATGACCGAGCAACTGGAAGCCCAGACGATCGAGGATGTGCGCGCGGTCGGCGGCCGGGTGCTTGCCTCGGGCCAAGCGGCCAGCGCCGTCCTGGGCCCGAAGTCGGCCGCACCGGCGGGCGAAGCCTTCGCGGCGGCCCTGTTCGCGGGCTGA
- a CDS encoding cold-shock protein encodes MATGTVKWFNPTKGYGFIQPDDGGKDVFVHISAVEGAGLRGLDENQKVSYELERDKRSGKESAGQLQTIG; translated from the coding sequence ATGGCTACCGGCACTGTCAAATGGTTCAACCCGACCAAGGGTTACGGCTTCATCCAACCCGACGACGGCGGCAAGGACGTCTTCGTCCACATCTCGGCCGTCGAAGGCGCTGGCCTGCGCGGCTTGGATGAAAACCAGAAGGTTTCCTACGAGCTGGAACGCGACAAGCGTTCGGGCAAGGAATCGGCTGGCCAGCTGCAAACTATCGGCTGA
- a CDS encoding DUF983 domain-containing protein — translation MIQDGPEDIAAARDEPSSRAVVVSDTPVRWALRGRCPRCGQGALFAGFLKVAPGCTACGLDYSIIQTGDGPASFIMQIAGLIVGFSALFVEIKYHPPMWVHLVVWLPLVVALSLALMRPGRGLMIGLQYRNQR, via the coding sequence TTGATCCAAGACGGCCCTGAAGACATCGCAGCGGCGCGGGACGAGCCATCGTCCCGCGCCGTCGTCGTTTCCGACACGCCGGTGCGGTGGGCGCTGCGGGGGCGGTGTCCCCGGTGTGGCCAGGGCGCGCTGTTCGCGGGCTTTCTGAAGGTGGCGCCCGGCTGCACGGCCTGCGGTCTGGACTATTCCATCATCCAGACGGGCGACGGCCCCGCCAGCTTCATCATGCAGATCGCCGGATTGATCGTCGGCTTCTCGGCCCTGTTCGTCGAAATCAAATACCATCCGCCCATGTGGGTGCATCTGGTCGTCTGGCTGCCGCTGGTGGTCGCCCTGTCGCTGGCCCTGATGCGGCCGGGGCGGGGACTGATGATCGGGCTGCAATATCGGAACCAGCGATGA
- a CDS encoding SulP family inorganic anion transporter: MIASARQQWLANPRRDLLAGTVVALALIPEAIAFSIIAGVDPAVGLYASVVIAVTIAFVGGRPAMISAATGAMALLMVTLVRDHGLEYLFAASILCGVFQIVIGLLKLGRYIKFVSRSVMTGFVNSLAILIFLAQMPELIGRGWITYALVAAALVVIYGFPRLTKAVPSPLVAIVAISALVIVLNLDVRTVGDMGQMPTSLPMFHLPAVPLTWETLVIIAPISATVAFVGLLESLLTANLIDDITDTPSDKDRETRGQGIANVLSPLFGGMAGCAMIGQSMINVTSGARGRLSTLWAGLFLLFLMLALQTWVAQIPMAALVAVMIMVSIGTFDWSSVMKLRSTPLQSSIVMIATTVTVVATHDLSKGVILGVLLSAIFFMRKVGKTIAVTEVPTPGPGVLRYRVSGQLFFASADLFAASFEHHGQPTRVEIDLSDAHLWDLTGVAAVDKVVFRYRRQGAEVQVLGMNDAARTLVTRVGRFEKMHLPDGAGAH, translated from the coding sequence ATTATCGCCTCCGCGCGCCAGCAATGGCTCGCCAATCCTCGCCGCGATCTTCTGGCGGGGACCGTCGTGGCCCTGGCCCTGATCCCCGAAGCCATCGCCTTTTCCATCATCGCCGGCGTCGATCCCGCCGTCGGCCTCTACGCCAGCGTGGTCATCGCCGTGACCATCGCCTTCGTCGGCGGCCGGCCGGCCATGATCTCGGCCGCGACCGGCGCCATGGCCCTGCTGATGGTCACGCTCGTGCGCGACCACGGGCTGGAATATCTCTTCGCCGCCTCGATCCTGTGCGGCGTGTTCCAGATTGTCATCGGCCTGCTGAAGCTGGGCCGCTACATCAAGTTCGTCAGCCGCAGCGTCATGACCGGCTTCGTCAACTCCCTGGCCATCCTGATCTTCCTGGCCCAGATGCCTGAGCTGATCGGCCGGGGCTGGATCACCTACGCCCTTGTCGCGGCGGCCCTTGTCGTCATCTACGGCTTTCCACGCCTCACCAAGGCCGTGCCCTCGCCCCTGGTCGCCATCGTCGCCATCAGCGCCCTGGTGATCGTGCTGAATCTGGATGTGCGCACCGTCGGCGACATGGGCCAGATGCCGACCAGCCTGCCGATGTTCCACCTGCCCGCCGTCCCCCTGACGTGGGAGACGCTGGTCATCATCGCGCCCATCTCGGCGACCGTGGCCTTCGTCGGCCTGCTGGAAAGCCTGCTGACCGCGAACCTGATCGACGACATCACCGACACCCCGTCGGACAAGGATCGCGAGACGCGCGGCCAAGGGATCGCCAACGTCCTGTCGCCCCTGTTCGGCGGCATGGCCGGTTGCGCCATGATCGGCCAGTCGATGATCAACGTCACCTCGGGCGCGCGGGGACGACTATCGACCCTGTGGGCCGGGTTGTTCCTGCTGTTTCTGATGCTGGCGCTTCAGACCTGGGTCGCCCAAATCCCGATGGCGGCCCTAGTCGCCGTCATGATCATGGTCTCCATCGGCACCTTCGACTGGTCCTCGGTGATGAAGCTGCGCTCCACCCCGCTTCAGTCGTCCATCGTCATGATCGCCACGACCGTGACGGTCGTCGCCACCCACGACCTCTCCAAGGGCGTCATCTTGGGGGTGCTGCTGTCGGCGATCTTCTTCATGCGCAAGGTCGGCAAGACCATCGCCGTGACCGAGGTCCCGACGCCGGGACCGGGCGTGCTGCGCTACCGCGTCTCAGGCCAGCTGTTCTTCGCCTCGGCTGATCTGTTCGCCGCCAGCTTCGAGCATCACGGCCAACCCACGCGCGTCGAGATCGATCTCAGCGACGCCCATCTGTGGGATCTGACCGGCGTCGCCGCCGTGGACAAGGTCGTCTTCCGCTACCGCCGTCAGGGCGCGGAGGTGCAGGTTTTGGGCATGAACGACGCCGCCCGCACCCTGGTCACGCGGGTGGGGCGGTTCGAGAAGATGCATCTGCCGGACGGCGCCGGCGCGCATTGA
- a CDS encoding SURF1 family protein — MKRFPWILTVLTVLGLILLIGLGVWQVERLEWKEGLIAAADAAAAKPPAPLEQVLAEGNLEFRKALIVCPGLASAPFVELQSIHDGEAGVRLISACKPAGADFTLLVDRGFVGDGVTARPRVVETTLPLVMVGEFRTFDKPGAMSPAPRDGRFYARDTAAMAKALNVSGPVRPEAVFAITAVNPEFPALRPSAPPAAFSNNHFGYALTWFGLAIALAGFYVALLRRRTKKDGSQAAAHRVRGDRKD, encoded by the coding sequence ATGAAGCGTTTTCCCTGGATCCTGACCGTGCTGACGGTGCTGGGCCTGATCCTGCTGATCGGGCTGGGCGTGTGGCAGGTCGAGCGGCTGGAGTGGAAGGAAGGGCTGATCGCGGCGGCCGATGCGGCGGCGGCGAAACCGCCCGCGCCGCTGGAGCAGGTGCTGGCGGAAGGGAATCTGGAGTTCAGGAAGGCGTTGATCGTCTGTCCGGGCCTGGCCAGCGCGCCCTTTGTCGAGCTTCAGAGCATTCATGACGGCGAGGCCGGGGTGCGGCTGATCTCGGCGTGCAAGCCGGCGGGGGCGGATTTCACCCTGCTGGTCGATCGCGGCTTTGTCGGCGACGGCGTGACGGCGCGTCCGCGCGTGGTCGAAACCACCCTGCCGCTGGTGATGGTCGGGGAGTTCCGAACGTTCGACAAGCCCGGCGCCATGAGCCCCGCGCCGCGCGACGGCCGCTTCTACGCCCGTGACACGGCGGCGATGGCCAAGGCGCTGAACGTCTCCGGGCCGGTGCGACCCGAGGCCGTGTTCGCCATCACCGCCGTCAATCCCGAGTTCCCGGCGCTGAGGCCTTCAGCGCCGCCTGCGGCCTTTTCCAACAACCATTTCGGATACGCCCTGACGTGGTTCGGACTGGCGATCGCGCTTGCGGGTTTCTATGTGGCCCTGCTTCGCCGTCGCACCAAGAAAGACGGTTCTCAAGCCGCCGCGCATCGCGTGCGCGGCGATAGGAAAGATTAG
- a CDS encoding cytochrome c oxidase subunit 3, producing MADAHATPQHDYHLVAPSPWPLVSSVAATIMFIGAVIWMKGLAPADGGPIAANFLAEGKPGVFFAGLAGVLISAFCWWADVIKESKAGDHTPVVSLGLRYGMILFIASEVMFFVAFFWMFFDMALFHESRALTPEVGTWADTAKAWSTWPPKGVEVLSPWQLPLLNTVTLLLSGCTVTWAHHAIQVGDRKGAKIALIITVALGVLFTCVQAYEYNHILHEKLFFNEEAVNSGLYGSIFFMATGFHGFHVLIGTIFLAVCLIRLLKGDFTPQKHFGFEAAAWYWHFVDVVWLFLFAFVYVVFG from the coding sequence ATGGCTGACGCCCACGCCACTCCGCAGCACGACTACCACCTGGTGGCGCCTAGCCCCTGGCCTCTGGTGTCATCGGTCGCTGCGACCATCATGTTCATCGGCGCGGTGATCTGGATGAAGGGCCTGGCGCCGGCGGACGGCGGCCCGATCGCCGCCAACTTCCTGGCCGAAGGCAAGCCGGGCGTCTTCTTCGCCGGTCTGGCCGGCGTGCTGATCTCGGCCTTCTGCTGGTGGGCGGATGTCATCAAGGAATCCAAGGCGGGCGACCATACGCCGGTCGTGTCGCTGGGCCTGCGCTACGGCATGATCCTGTTCATCGCATCGGAGGTGATGTTCTTCGTCGCCTTCTTCTGGATGTTCTTCGACATGGCCCTGTTCCATGAATCGCGGGCGCTGACGCCGGAAGTCGGCACCTGGGCCGACACCGCCAAGGCCTGGTCGACCTGGCCGCCGAAGGGCGTCGAGGTCCTGTCGCCGTGGCAGCTGCCGCTGCTGAACACAGTGACCCTGCTGCTCTCGGGCTGCACCGTCACCTGGGCCCACCACGCGATCCAGGTCGGCGACCGCAAGGGCGCCAAGATCGCCCTGATCATCACCGTGGCCCTGGGCGTGCTGTTCACCTGCGTCCAGGCCTATGAGTACAACCACATCCTGCACGAGAAGCTGTTCTTCAACGAAGAGGCCGTGAACTCGGGCCTGTACGGCTCGATCTTCTTCATGGCGACGGGCTTCCACGGCTTCCACGTCCTGATCGGCACCATTTTCCTGGCGGTCTGCCTGATCCGCCTGCTGAAGGGCGACTTCACCCCGCAGAAGCATTTCGGCTTCGAGGCGGCGGCTTGGTACTGGCACTTCGTGGACGTGGTGTGGCTGTTCCTGTTCGCCTTCGTCTATGTCGTTTTCGGTTGA
- a CDS encoding cytochrome c oxidase assembly protein, translating into MKAGRKNLIAIICVFGVMGMTGAAFAAVPLYRMFCQVTGFGGTTMKADKASDTVLDETVLVRFDTNVRGVPMTFRAEQSTQRVRIGETGLAYFDVTNTSDKPIQVRASYNVSPEQTGPYFQKLQCFCFTDQTLAAGETRQFPVQYFIAPELATDREAKGARDITLSYTFYPSVDAPKA; encoded by the coding sequence ATGAAGGCGGGCCGCAAGAATCTGATCGCCATCATCTGCGTCTTCGGCGTGATGGGCATGACCGGGGCGGCGTTTGCGGCTGTGCCGCTCTATCGGATGTTCTGCCAGGTCACGGGCTTCGGCGGCACGACGATGAAGGCCGACAAGGCCTCCGACACCGTGCTGGACGAGACGGTGCTGGTGCGGTTCGACACCAATGTGCGCGGCGTGCCGATGACCTTCCGCGCCGAGCAGTCGACCCAGCGGGTGCGGATCGGCGAGACGGGCCTGGCCTATTTCGACGTGACCAACACCTCGGACAAGCCGATCCAGGTGCGCGCCAGCTACAATGTCTCGCCGGAGCAGACGGGGCCGTATTTCCAGAAGCTGCAATGCTTCTGTTTCACCGACCAGACGCTGGCGGCGGGCGAGACGCGCCAATTCCCGGTCCAGTATTTCATCGCCCCCGAACTGGCCACGGACCGTGAGGCCAAGGGCGCGCGCGACATCACCCTGAGCTACACCTTCTATCCGTCCGTGGACGCGCCGAAGGCGTGA
- a CDS encoding NUDIX domain-containing protein: MKPGVDFPGVGCGLVIQRADGRVLLCKRLKAPEAGFWNIVGGKVDLMERSIDAARREAEEESGLKIGAVDFLCLAEEIIPADGQHWVSLIYVTRDFTGEPSLTEPDKLSDIGWFALDDLPQPLSAFSAKAFAAMNG; encoded by the coding sequence ATGAAGCCGGGGGTGGACTTTCCCGGCGTCGGCTGCGGGCTGGTGATCCAGCGCGCCGACGGGCGGGTCTTGCTGTGCAAGCGGCTGAAGGCGCCCGAGGCCGGGTTCTGGAACATCGTCGGCGGCAAGGTCGACCTGATGGAGCGCTCCATCGACGCCGCGCGGCGCGAGGCCGAGGAGGAGAGCGGGCTGAAGATCGGCGCTGTCGACTTTCTGTGCCTGGCCGAAGAGATCATTCCGGCCGACGGCCAGCACTGGGTGTCGCTGATCTATGTCACCCGCGACTTCACCGGCGAGCCGTCTCTGACCGAGCCAGACAAGCTGTCGGACATCGGCTGGTTCGCGTTGGACGACCTTCCCCAGCCGCTGTCGGCCTTTTCGGCGAAGGCGTTCGCGGCGATGAACGGCTGA
- a CDS encoding DUF1800 domain-containing protein → MTVSAAKFASGAFVGQYEREAIRPHVFGRFEDLVLAAEQHPAMLLYLDQARSVGPDSLAGARRNAGLNENLAREMMELHTVGADGGYTQGDVTELARALTGWSVPAARDQRQPNRLRRARNMAAQAEPGPDGFVFRANVHEPGARTVMGKTYPTAGLAQGQAILRDLARHPATAKRLSRRLAAHFVADDPPPALVARLEQAWTGSGGDLAQVARALIDAPETWAPQPAKIKTPYDFIVSAHRALGTQPQRIQPLRQALLDMGQPPFAPPSPEGWPDTAADWAGPDALVKRLNWSRTAADLAQASDPNAVAASALGPRLGERTRLAVARAESRPEALTLLFMSPEFQRR, encoded by the coding sequence CTGACCGTCTCGGCCGCCAAGTTCGCCAGCGGCGCCTTCGTCGGCCAGTATGAGCGCGAGGCCATCCGCCCCCACGTCTTCGGCCGGTTCGAGGATCTGGTCCTGGCCGCTGAACAGCATCCCGCCATGCTGCTCTATCTGGATCAGGCCCGCTCCGTCGGTCCCGACAGCTTGGCCGGCGCCCGCCGCAACGCCGGGCTGAACGAGAACCTGGCCCGCGAGATGATGGAGTTGCACACCGTCGGCGCCGACGGCGGCTATACGCAGGGCGACGTGACCGAACTGGCCCGCGCCCTGACCGGCTGGTCCGTTCCCGCCGCCCGCGACCAGCGTCAACCGAACCGTCTGCGGCGCGCGCGCAATATGGCCGCCCAGGCCGAGCCCGGTCCCGACGGCTTCGTCTTCCGCGCCAATGTGCACGAACCCGGCGCCCGCACCGTGATGGGCAAGACCTATCCCACGGCGGGCCTGGCCCAGGGTCAGGCCATCCTGCGCGACCTGGCCCGGCATCCCGCGACGGCCAAACGTCTGTCGCGCCGTCTCGCCGCCCATTTCGTCGCCGACGATCCGCCGCCCGCCCTGGTCGCACGGCTGGAACAAGCATGGACCGGATCCGGCGGCGATCTGGCCCAGGTCGCCCGCGCCCTGATCGACGCGCCAGAGACCTGGGCGCCTCAGCCCGCCAAGATCAAGACGCCCTACGACTTCATCGTCTCAGCCCATCGCGCGCTGGGAACCCAGCCTCAGCGGATTCAGCCGCTGCGCCAGGCCCTGCTCGACATGGGCCAGCCGCCGTTCGCGCCCCCGTCGCCCGAGGGCTGGCCCGACACGGCCGCCGACTGGGCCGGCCCAGACGCCCTGGTCAAGCGGCTGAACTGGTCGCGCACCGCCGCCGATCTGGCGCAAGCAAGCGATCCCAATGCCGTCGCCGCCTCCGCCCTCGGCCCGCGCCTCGGCGAACGCACCCGCCTCGCCGTCGCCCGCGCCGAAAGCCGGCCCGAGGCCCTCACCCTTCTGTTCATGTCGCCGGAGTTCCAACGCCGATGA
- a CDS encoding NADPH-dependent FMN reductase: protein MTVRVALIVGSLRKGSYSRAIGMELKALAEPGLEIEPVEIGDLPLYDPDLETDNPPPAWERFREEVATTAAVLFVTPEYNRSIPGALKNALDVGSRPYGHSIWQGKPAAIVSVSPGAVAAFGANHHLRQPLVFLNMPTMQQPEAYIGNVADLLDENGKLKKDDTKTFLKSFTDAFAAWIDKTKA, encoded by the coding sequence ATGACCGTCCGCGTCGCCCTGATCGTCGGCAGCCTGCGCAAAGGCTCCTATTCGCGCGCCATCGGCATGGAGCTGAAGGCGCTGGCTGAGCCGGGGCTGGAGATCGAGCCGGTCGAGATCGGCGACCTGCCGCTCTATGACCCGGACCTGGAGACCGACAACCCGCCGCCGGCCTGGGAGCGGTTCCGCGAGGAGGTGGCGACGACCGCGGCGGTGCTGTTCGTCACGCCCGAATACAATCGCTCCATTCCCGGCGCGCTGAAGAACGCCCTGGACGTCGGTTCGCGTCCCTATGGCCACAGCATCTGGCAGGGCAAGCCCGCCGCCATCGTCAGCGTCTCGCCCGGCGCCGTCGCGGCGTTCGGCGCCAACCACCACCTGCGCCAGCCGCTGGTGTTCCTGAACATGCCGACGATGCAGCAGCCCGAGGCCTATATCGGCAATGTCGCCGACCTCTTGGACGAGAACGGCAAGTTGAAGAAGGACGACACCAAGACCTTCCTGAAAAGCTTCACCGACGCCTTCGCCGCCTGGATCGACAAGACAAAGGCGTGA
- a CDS encoding DUF1501 domain-containing protein, whose amino-acid sequence MTALNMNRRHLLAAASAGVGLAFAGRVAAQTAGPANKLVVVIARGAMDGLSVTVPYADPNYVPLRGGLAIAAPGEANGALAISEGVGLHPALAGLHALYGQGQMRFAPAVALPVRIRSHFDAQDVLENGGEGLRQQSDGWLNRAIVAAGGTSLKGLSIGAQTPLILRGDAPVSSWAPGGLVRDGDRIASLLQDLYVEDPMLGQNLARGLATEHLVSMEGGDQRLRRNDVQGLGQAVAKLMTGPEGADIVAVSLDGWDTHAGQRAQLQTRLTGLDQLVTGLKDGLGEAWSRTAVVVATEFGRTARANGTQGTDHGTGSSLLLAGGAVKRGGPIGDWPTLADNRLFENRDLAPTLDIRSVFKGVLRDHMGVDRAALDARVFPGSAAEAPAMDGLV is encoded by the coding sequence ATGACCGCCCTCAACATGAACCGCCGCCATCTGCTGGCCGCCGCCTCCGCCGGGGTCGGCCTGGCCTTCGCCGGACGGGTCGCCGCCCAGACCGCCGGCCCCGCCAACAAGCTGGTCGTCGTCATCGCGCGCGGCGCCATGGACGGCCTGTCGGTGACCGTGCCTTACGCCGATCCGAACTACGTCCCTTTGCGCGGCGGTCTGGCCATCGCCGCGCCCGGCGAGGCGAACGGCGCCCTGGCCATAAGCGAAGGCGTCGGCCTGCACCCGGCGCTGGCGGGCCTGCACGCCCTTTATGGTCAGGGTCAGATGCGGTTCGCCCCCGCCGTCGCCCTGCCCGTGCGCATCCGCTCGCACTTCGACGCCCAGGACGTGCTGGAGAACGGCGGCGAAGGTCTGCGCCAGCAATCCGACGGCTGGCTGAACCGCGCCATCGTCGCGGCCGGCGGAACGTCGCTGAAAGGCCTGTCGATCGGCGCCCAGACGCCGCTGATCCTGCGCGGCGACGCCCCCGTGTCCAGTTGGGCGCCTGGCGGTCTGGTGCGCGACGGCGACCGCATCGCCTCCCTGCTTCAGGACCTCTATGTCGAGGATCCGATGCTGGGCCAAAACCTGGCGCGGGGCCTGGCGACCGAGCATCTGGTCAGCATGGAGGGCGGCGACCAACGCCTGCGTCGCAACGACGTTCAGGGCCTGGGCCAGGCCGTCGCCAAGCTGATGACCGGACCGGAGGGCGCCGACATCGTCGCCGTCTCGCTGGACGGCTGGGACACCCACGCGGGTCAGAGGGCGCAACTCCAGACCCGCCTGACGGGTCTGGATCAACTGGTCACAGGCCTGAAGGACGGGCTGGGCGAGGCCTGGTCGCGCACCGCCGTCGTCGTCGCCACCGAGTTCGGCCGCACCGCCCGTGCCAATGGCACCCAAGGCACCGACCACGGCACCGGCTCGTCGCTGTTGCTGGCGGGCGGCGCCGTCAAGCGCGGCGGCCCCATCGGCGACTGGCCGACCCTTGCCGACAACCGCCTGTTCGAGAACCGTGACCTGGCCCCGACCCTGGATATCCGTTCGGTGTTCAAGGGCGTGTTGCGCGATCATATGGGCGTCGACCGCGCCGCCCTGGACGCCCGCGTCTTCCCCGGCAGCGCCGCCGAAGCGCCGGCCATGGATGGACTGGTCTAG
- the cyoE gene encoding heme o synthase — MTEVQTRPAISTAQPEDFFQLLKPRVMSLVVFTAATGLIVAPGSVNPLVAAIAILCIAVGAGAAGALNMALEGETDALMRRTRGRPVAAGRVRKNDAMAFGVILSLFSVMLLGMNTNWLAAGLLAMTIVYYAGFYTLLLKRRTPQNIVIGGAAGAFPPVIGWAAATGHAPWQAWLLFLIIFLWTPPHSWALALYSAGDYAKAGIPMMPVAKGAKSTRLQILLYTLVFVPVAIAPAFAGLGGIIYLVVSVAGGLGFLGLAVRLYRSRAGDEPDKAEAVGREAALYDVKVQAKPARDLFAFSILYLMALFSALLVEALSGLGA, encoded by the coding sequence ATGACCGAAGTTCAGACCCGCCCCGCCATCTCGACCGCCCAGCCGGAGGATTTCTTCCAGCTGTTGAAGCCGCGCGTGATGTCGCTGGTGGTGTTTACCGCCGCGACCGGGCTGATCGTCGCGCCGGGATCGGTCAATCCGCTGGTCGCGGCCATCGCCATCCTGTGCATCGCCGTGGGGGCGGGGGCGGCCGGGGCGCTGAACATGGCGCTGGAAGGCGAGACCGACGCCCTGATGCGGCGGACGCGCGGCCGGCCGGTGGCGGCGGGGCGTGTGCGCAAGAACGACGCCATGGCCTTCGGCGTCATCCTGAGCCTGTTCTCGGTCATGCTTCTGGGGATGAACACCAACTGGCTGGCGGCCGGTCTGCTGGCCATGACCATCGTCTATTATGCTGGCTTCTACACCCTGCTGCTGAAGCGGCGGACGCCCCAGAACATCGTCATCGGCGGCGCGGCAGGCGCCTTTCCGCCGGTGATCGGCTGGGCGGCGGCGACGGGCCATGCGCCGTGGCAGGCGTGGCTGCTGTTTCTCATAATCTTCCTGTGGACCCCGCCGCACAGCTGGGCGCTGGCGCTGTATTCGGCCGGCGACTACGCCAAGGCGGGCATTCCGATGATGCCGGTGGCCAAGGGCGCCAAGTCCACGCGGTTGCAGATCCTGCTCTACACCCTGGTCTTCGTGCCGGTCGCGATCGCCCCAGCCTTCGCGGGCCTGGGCGGGATCATCTATCTGGTCGTGTCGGTCGCGGGCGGCCTGGGCTTCCTCGGCCTGGCGGTGCGCCTTTATCGCTCGCGCGCCGGCGACGAGCCGGACAAGGCCGAGGCCGTGGGACGCGAGGCCGCATTGTATGACGTCAAGGTCCAGGCCAAACCGGCGCGGGACCTGTTCGCCTTTTCCATCCTCTATCTGATGGCGCTGTTTTCGGCGCTGCTGGTCGAGGCCCTGTCCGGTCTGGGAGCGTAA